One region of Flavobacterium sp. GSB-24 genomic DNA includes:
- a CDS encoding type IX secretion system membrane protein PorP/SprF produces MKLYIKSLETYFILICSFITFCATAQQDPQYTQYMYNTMAVNPAYAGSTGTIEAALLYRSQWIGIDGAPETQSFSIHSPLRNEKIGLGLSVVNDKIGPSDELYLDGNFSYSVPLGYEKRLAFGLKAGMRMLNIDWSKGRYYDNDDVLLNQNINNQMKLAVGAGIYYYTDKWYVGLSVPSFIRNDYYDDVQESIDYDRLHYFLMGGYVFDLNPNLKFKPAFLVKAVSGAPLTADISANFMIQEKFVIGGAYRTDDSVSILAGFQISPSFYLGYAFDYTVSQLNKYNDGSHEIILRYQFVKNQSKIKSPRFF; encoded by the coding sequence ATGAAACTATATATAAAATCATTAGAAACGTATTTCATTTTAATATGTTCTTTTATCACGTTTTGTGCCACAGCGCAACAAGATCCTCAATATACACAGTATATGTATAATACTATGGCGGTAAATCCAGCTTACGCTGGATCTACCGGAACCATAGAAGCAGCACTTTTATATCGTTCACAATGGATTGGAATTGATGGAGCTCCAGAAACACAATCCTTTTCCATTCATTCTCCTCTTCGAAATGAAAAAATAGGTTTGGGTTTGAGTGTTGTAAATGATAAAATTGGTCCTTCTGATGAACTGTATCTTGATGGAAATTTCTCTTATTCAGTACCATTAGGTTATGAAAAAAGACTTGCTTTTGGATTAAAAGCAGGAATGAGAATGTTAAACATAGATTGGTCTAAAGGAAGATACTACGACAATGATGATGTTTTGTTAAATCAGAACATCAATAATCAAATGAAATTAGCAGTCGGAGCCGGAATTTATTATTATACTGATAAATGGTATGTAGGGCTTTCTGTTCCAAGTTTTATTAGAAATGATTATTATGACGATGTTCAGGAATCTATTGATTATGATCGTCTGCATTACTTTTTAATGGGAGGTTACGTTTTTGATTTGAATCCAAATTTGAAATTTAAACCGGCATTTTTAGTAAAAGCAGTAAGCGGGGCACCACTTACGGCAGACATATCAGCAAATTTTATGATTCAAGAAAAGTTTGTTATAGGAGGAGCTTATCGAACAGATGATTCTGTGAGTATACTGGCAGGTTTTCAAATTTCACCAAGTTTTTATCTTGGATATGCTTTTGATTACACTGTAAGCCAATTGAATAAATACAATGATGGTTCGCATGAAATCATCTTGCGTTATCAATTTGTTAAAAACCAAAGCAAAATTAAATCTCCTCGATTCTTCTAA
- a CDS encoding gliding motility-associated C-terminal domain-containing protein: MKKNFTFCNLKLQKRLLGLLTLFFLCTNAFSQTICRPVSQTNSQGGLLCVGLNVSSPANAYDSAGLTTFATLTNAVGVGCFVEETVTLNQTARAGDQIAIYFGTGNGLLDVSLLANATIQAKNSGVNVGSSVPLNSPLLNLNLLNGNTVAVARYTLTGDANQIQVQVGGLLSLLVSLRIYDIRLEFAQPTVTGGLSQTVCAGSPTTLTATPAAGTTLAWYDSAASTTPLATGNTYTTPALTTTTTYYIGISRVAGCEGNVRVPVVLNVSNPVAPAINNTGLTVCSTGPTQQTTLSVLNAVPGTIYTWYSAASGGTVLATGTTYSPTVSLGTTSFFVEASIGSCISPTRAQVNVVSTAVPATPTVLTQSVTIQSGQNATLNATTSEPGVQLNWYEAASGGTAVATNTATFITPILTATKTYYVEAESPNGNCVSAARVPVTVTVQPAALGGCLEASSQSTTQNGLCLLCSSTNPNNSVDGNPATAARLTVPVGLINGWIQQTLQFTNPGKAGDIVDVELELPGGLADVALLGAVNLATYNGATYNNDRTAINNPLITLQLLSGNRFRASVVAGANFDRVEIRLGGLATVLTSVDIYQATYRYKAPTITGDTSVCSGQTTTLTASLAVGETANWYSAATGGASLASTAAFTTPAITVPTTYYVEITRNGCVNGERTPVAISIVNPVLPVVTAVPSTICSGRSTTLTVDTPVAGTTYNWYDDATGGNLLFTGTSFTTPALTANVTYYVEAVIGSCSTPTRTAVPLTISPIPAVPTFASSDVIIQSGQTVTLSVSNPVAGVRYNWLDAPTGGNVLASNTTSYTPSPALTANQTYYVEASSIATDCANPTRGAINVIVIANTSTCLQAGTQVTDFNPAICVLCSVANPNNSVDGDISTYAQLSVPIGTGGYIEQQLIFGNPGQTGDIIDVELEVPGGVLDVSALSFISLATFNGATYNSDRTAINNNLINIQLLSGNRFKASIIATAPFDRVEVRYNAGVSLLTNLYIYQASYRFPNATITGASTPICAGQTASLTAASTGTETFTWYDAPTGGNIVAVNPTLPLTSTTTYYLQGTRGGTCVNSLRQGVTVTVVPLPTDADVVITTPIEATCAGGAVIAPTSTIAGAQFRYYTDQNKTQEIITGTTVATQPGATFVKDATTGALTISGLTTTGAPYNYFVSILNGGTCENVNGTLKQVTITAPSTTALNVIATPLEGCGSANLRNAITNFDSSGNTTYTFYDPSNNVITADAAANITVGGNYSVEAQLNTDTCSSARATIAVVIRALPSLVVTSPQESVNVGSNVTLAAVSTGTITWFDPQGNALTGPTFTTGVLNTPGVYTYTAVANDGFCTATATKIINVIDLSSCQTLAERVYANAQSTGNIITGTVSNPANAIDGNPQTFSTITTGLGLLGIGTTWQNLTWASTVTKGTPVTVKLGSEYSLLAVGQNLSVVGTIGGVDIGAMQPVSGSLLNLISGDNTYEFTFVPSDASGPQDYDGIRIQSASLVSVAQNTKVFDAHYNRQVTSVACTPGDIQDIFYGTTDLGLPVGAVTAAVGVSDAWNVADNDVTTFATMYSGVGALAAADLTVQFKTPSVVSDSLRIVISKPGALLDVNLLTGFTIQRYLGNVAVGAPIQNTSNLLSIRLLPGNSLAMVLVSSPTEIYDRVRIRLGGVAGVLDFLRVHTVERTANTTVIGADPQNKITVCPGTDITLQIPEEACSTYIWYDAETGGNPLATGLTYTIPANLAAGIYKYYVQPVRYGCESFARGEVTVEVKASAPVNALTDITLNGGTATSVCSVSGTVTLATGLSGTPVLTNPVYAWYSFNGTTSVLIPGETTAQLVVNGLAPGTYTYYVGVSSDQFCETAAADRKQITFTILPPSTVNDILVDDLTICHSLPASLTPTAPSLTAPVFTWYLDANKTQPITNGAVINNVTYTIDAAGVLTAVGLTKAMSPITYYVAVSSTNTCENLAGTLQDAVIMISDPNTPTTTDDTQDFCLSNTPTVASIQVNESNVVWYDAPTGGNVIASTTALTSRTYYAAATDAVTGCESSVRLAVTVTVTNLGTPTLVTAGTQNFCLVNAPTFASIQTNETNIVWYTALIGGTLIPSTTALTTGQYFAAISDPVSGCESGTRLTVDVIVNDPATPTLVTAGTQNFCQEDAPTFASIQTNETNIVWYTALTGGTLIPSTTALTTGQYFAAILDPASGCESSARLTVDVIVNDPGTPTLVTAGTQNFCQINAPTFASIQTNQANIVWYTALTGGTVIPSTTALTTGQYFAAISDPVSGCESALRLTVDVIVNNPATPTLVTAGTQNFCQVNAPTFASIQTNETNIVWYTALTGGTLIPSTTALTTGQYFAAILDPASGCESATRLTVDVIVNDPSTPTLLTAGTQNFCQEDAPTFASIQTNETNIVWYTALTGGTLIPSTTALTTGQYFAAILDPASGCESSARLTVDVIVNDPGTPTLVTAGTQNFCQVNAPTFASIQTNQANIVWYTALTGGTVIPSTTALTTGQYFGAISDPVSGCESALRLTVDVIVNNPATPTLVTAGTQNFCQVNAPTFANIQTNEANIVWYTALTGGIVIPSTTALTTGQYFAAILDPASGCESAARLTVDVIVNNPATPTTNAAAQTFCSGTNPTVANIQVNESNVVWYTTQTGGTALASTAALTTATYFGAIKDPATGCESSVRLQVAVTVGNTINPTTNNTAQTFCSANAPTVASIQVNESNVTWFSSATGGTAIPATTALTSGIYFGNIVDAVTGCESTTRLQVTVTVVNPSATPTTTSTTQNFCTLNSPTVANIQVNEANVVWYSTPTGGTAIPAATALTTGTYYGAVSSAIGCENPARLAVTVNVNTPSVVTTPRTTQTFCLNAAPTLANILVNEANVVFYTSATGGTPLAANTPLTATTYYASSLTNTFNGCDNGPRLGITIAFENDAAVQIATTDDTPCVFKGVTYSIANGKSNYVWTVNGGTIITGGGTSDGSVTVSWSDIGPGTVTVAYVNNCDERTIKTLNVSVTSCSDLTITHTVDNPTPNFGDQVTFTITVNNVGEGDFINTIVSDLLPSGLELVSSSATSGTYDPNTQLWTIPSLNAGQSVVLTIVAEVLPNGNYTSVAAVEISTPLDVDASNNSASVTLVPICLTVYNEFTPNNDGKNDLFRIDCIETHPNNELKVFNRWGALVYSKVHYENDWDGTANVSGVVNRGDMLPTGTYFYVITIGDGTVKKGWLSIMR; the protein is encoded by the coding sequence ATGAAAAAAAATTTTACTTTTTGTAATCTCAAACTTCAAAAGAGATTATTAGGACTTTTAACTTTATTCTTTTTATGCACTAATGCATTTTCTCAGACTATTTGTAGACCTGTGTCTCAAACTAATAGTCAAGGTGGATTATTGTGTGTAGGTTTAAATGTTAGTAGTCCTGCCAATGCTTATGACAGCGCTGGCTTAACGACATTCGCAACTTTGACGAATGCCGTTGGTGTAGGTTGCTTTGTTGAAGAAACAGTAACCTTGAATCAGACGGCGAGGGCCGGAGATCAAATTGCTATTTACTTTGGCACGGGTAATGGCTTGCTGGATGTGAGTTTGTTAGCGAACGCGACTATTCAGGCAAAAAATTCAGGTGTCAATGTAGGTTCCAGCGTGCCTTTAAACAGTCCGCTGCTGAACCTAAACCTGTTAAATGGTAACACAGTTGCAGTCGCAAGATACACTTTGACAGGTGATGCGAATCAAATTCAAGTTCAAGTCGGCGGACTATTAAGTTTGTTGGTGAGTTTGAGGATTTATGATATTCGTTTAGAATTTGCTCAGCCAACGGTAACTGGTGGTCTATCGCAAACAGTTTGTGCTGGTTCTCCAACCACTCTTACTGCGACTCCGGCAGCAGGAACTACTCTTGCATGGTATGATTCTGCGGCTTCTACAACACCATTGGCAACAGGAAATACTTATACGACTCCTGCTTTGACAACTACAACTACTTATTATATAGGAATATCTAGAGTTGCAGGATGCGAAGGAAATGTTCGCGTCCCTGTGGTTTTAAATGTTTCTAATCCGGTTGCACCGGCAATTAATAATACCGGACTTACGGTTTGTTCTACAGGACCAACACAGCAAACGACATTGTCAGTTTTAAATGCTGTGCCTGGAACTATTTATACTTGGTATTCTGCAGCGAGCGGAGGTACAGTATTAGCAACGGGAACTACCTATTCTCCAACGGTTTCTTTAGGGACAACTTCATTTTTTGTAGAAGCCTCTATTGGAAGCTGTATTAGCCCAACGCGTGCGCAAGTAAATGTTGTTTCTACAGCAGTACCTGCGACTCCAACAGTTTTAACACAAAGTGTTACAATTCAATCGGGTCAGAATGCAACTTTAAACGCAACTACTTCTGAACCAGGAGTACAATTAAATTGGTATGAAGCGGCTTCAGGCGGAACGGCAGTTGCAACGAATACAGCTACTTTTATTACACCAATTTTAACTGCTACAAAAACATATTATGTTGAAGCAGAAAGTCCAAACGGAAATTGTGTCAGCGCAGCTAGAGTTCCTGTTACAGTAACGGTTCAACCAGCAGCTTTAGGAGGATGTCTTGAAGCAAGCAGTCAATCTACCACACAAAACGGTTTATGTTTATTGTGTAGTTCTACAAATCCTAATAACTCTGTAGATGGGAATCCTGCAACAGCGGCAAGACTTACAGTTCCTGTTGGATTAATTAATGGCTGGATACAGCAGACTTTGCAATTTACAAATCCAGGTAAAGCTGGTGATATTGTAGATGTAGAGTTGGAATTACCTGGCGGTTTAGCAGACGTTGCATTATTAGGAGCTGTTAATTTGGCAACTTACAATGGAGCCACTTATAATAATGATAGAACTGCAATTAATAATCCATTAATTACTTTGCAACTATTAAGTGGTAATCGTTTTAGAGCCAGTGTTGTTGCTGGAGCAAATTTTGATCGTGTGGAAATTCGATTGGGAGGTTTGGCAACAGTATTAACTAGCGTAGATATTTATCAGGCAACTTACAGATATAAGGCTCCAACTATTACTGGAGACACAAGTGTTTGTAGTGGTCAAACAACAACATTAACAGCTTCGCTTGCTGTAGGTGAAACTGCTAATTGGTATAGTGCTGCTACAGGCGGAGCTTCGTTGGCATCTACTGCAGCATTTACAACTCCTGCTATAACTGTACCAACAACTTATTATGTTGAAATAACGAGAAACGGATGTGTGAATGGCGAGCGTACTCCAGTTGCTATATCAATAGTTAATCCAGTATTACCTGTTGTTACAGCAGTTCCATCCACAATTTGTAGTGGGCGTTCAACGACATTAACAGTTGATACTCCAGTTGCTGGTACTACTTACAATTGGTACGATGATGCAACAGGAGGGAATTTATTATTTACTGGTACATCTTTTACCACACCTGCTTTAACAGCAAATGTAACTTACTATGTGGAGGCTGTTATTGGAAGTTGTTCAACACCAACACGTACTGCTGTACCATTAACTATTAGCCCTATTCCAGCCGTTCCAACTTTTGCTTCGTCAGATGTTATTATACAATCTGGACAAACAGTAACATTATCAGTTTCTAATCCTGTTGCTGGAGTTAGATACAACTGGCTGGATGCGCCAACTGGCGGGAATGTCTTAGCATCTAATACTACATCATATACACCAAGTCCAGCTTTAACTGCAAACCAAACGTATTATGTGGAGGCTTCAAGTATAGCGACTGATTGTGCTAACCCAACGAGAGGGGCTATAAATGTAATTGTGATTGCTAATACAAGTACATGTTTGCAGGCAGGAACTCAGGTAACAGACTTTAATCCAGCGATATGTGTTTTATGTTCTGTTGCAAATCCGAATAATTCTGTAGATGGAGATATTAGTACATATGCTCAGCTTTCTGTTCCTATTGGTACTGGAGGATATATCGAACAACAATTAATTTTTGGTAATCCAGGTCAGACTGGTGATATTATTGATGTTGAATTAGAGGTCCCAGGAGGTGTGCTCGATGTAAGTGCATTATCTTTTATAAGTTTAGCGACTTTTAATGGAGCCACTTATAATAGTGACAGAACGGCAATCAATAATAATTTAATTAATATTCAATTACTCTCAGGAAATAGGTTTAAAGCTAGTATTATTGCTACAGCACCATTTGATAGAGTTGAAGTAAGATATAATGCAGGGGTTTCACTATTGACAAATTTATATATTTATCAGGCTTCTTATAGATTCCCGAATGCGACAATAACTGGAGCATCGACTCCAATTTGTGCAGGACAAACAGCGTCTTTAACAGCTGCTTCTACAGGAACAGAAACTTTTACATGGTATGATGCACCAACTGGAGGAAATATTGTAGCGGTTAATCCAACTCTTCCTTTAACTTCTACTACAACATATTATTTACAAGGAACACGTGGAGGAACTTGTGTAAATAGTTTGCGTCAGGGAGTTACAGTTACGGTTGTACCGCTTCCTACTGATGCAGATGTTGTTATTACAACACCTATTGAAGCTACCTGCGCAGGTGGAGCTGTTATAGCACCGACTTCTACTATTGCTGGAGCTCAATTTAGATATTATACAGATCAAAATAAAACTCAGGAAATAATAACAGGAACAACAGTAGCAACTCAGCCGGGAGCAACATTTGTAAAAGATGCTACTACTGGAGCACTTACAATCTCAGGTTTAACTACTACGGGAGCTCCTTACAATTATTTTGTTTCTATTTTGAATGGAGGTACTTGTGAGAATGTGAACGGAACATTAAAACAAGTTACTATTACTGCTCCTTCAACTACAGCTTTAAATGTAATTGCAACTCCACTCGAAGGTTGTGGAAGTGCTAATTTAAGAAATGCTATTACTAATTTTGATTCATCAGGAAATACAACTTATACTTTCTATGATCCTTCAAATAATGTTATAACTGCTGATGCTGCAGCTAATATCACCGTTGGCGGAAATTACTCAGTTGAAGCTCAGTTGAATACTGATACATGTTCTTCTGCTAGAGCTACTATAGCAGTAGTTATTAGAGCATTACCTAGTTTAGTTGTAACTAGTCCTCAAGAATCTGTGAACGTTGGTTCAAATGTTACTTTAGCAGCAGTTTCAACTGGAACAATTACTTGGTTTGATCCACAAGGAAATGCATTAACAGGACCTACATTTACAACTGGTGTTTTAAATACACCAGGAGTTTATACTTACACTGCTGTTGCTAATGATGGATTTTGTACAGCAACTGCAACAAAAATAATTAATGTTATCGATCTTAGCAGTTGCCAAACATTAGCAGAGAGAGTGTATGCAAATGCTCAGTCAACTGGAAATATAATTACTGGGACAGTTTCTAATCCTGCAAATGCTATCGATGGAAATCCACAAACATTTTCAACAATTACTACAGGATTAGGTCTTTTAGGAATTGGTACAACATGGCAAAATTTAACTTGGGCAAGTACTGTAACAAAAGGAACGCCAGTAACTGTTAAACTTGGATCTGAATACAGTTTATTGGCTGTGGGTCAAAATCTATCTGTAGTCGGAACTATTGGAGGAGTTGATATCGGAGCAATGCAGCCAGTATCTGGATCTCTACTAAATTTAATTTCAGGAGATAATACTTATGAATTTACTTTTGTTCCTTCAGATGCATCAGGTCCACAAGATTATGATGGAATTCGTATCCAGTCAGCTTCACTTGTAAGTGTTGCCCAAAACACAAAAGTTTTTGATGCACACTATAATAGACAAGTTACCAGTGTAGCTTGTACGCCTGGAGATATTCAGGATATTTTTTACGGAACGACCGACTTAGGTCTTCCTGTGGGAGCTGTAACGGCTGCAGTAGGAGTAAGTGATGCATGGAATGTCGCAGATAATGATGTAACAACTTTTGCAACTATGTATAGCGGCGTTGGTGCATTAGCAGCGGCTGATTTAACAGTGCAATTTAAAACTCCATCTGTAGTGAGTGACTCGCTAAGAATAGTAATTTCTAAACCTGGAGCGCTTTTAGATGTTAATTTACTTACTGGATTTACAATTCAGCGTTATTTAGGGAATGTTGCCGTTGGAGCTCCAATTCAGAATACGAGTAATTTATTAAGCATAAGATTGCTGCCAGGTAACTCTTTGGCAATGGTACTGGTATCTTCACCAACAGAAATTTACGACCGAGTAAGAATTCGTTTAGGAGGTGTTGCGGGAGTATTAGATTTCTTAAGAGTTCATACTGTAGAAAGAACAGCAAACACAACAGTTATTGGAGCAGATCCTCAAAATAAAATTACGGTCTGCCCAGGAACAGACATTACACTTCAAATTCCAGAAGAAGCCTGTTCAACTTATATTTGGTATGATGCTGAAACTGGAGGAAATCCGCTTGCTACAGGTCTTACCTATACAATACCAGCAAATTTAGCTGCAGGAATTTATAAATATTATGTACAGCCAGTACGTTATGGCTGTGAAAGTTTTGCTAGAGGGGAAGTAACAGTTGAAGTAAAAGCTTCTGCTCCAGTAAATGCTTTAACTGATATCACTTTAAACGGAGGAACAGCAACTTCAGTTTGTTCTGTGTCTGGAACTGTAACTTTAGCAACTGGTTTAAGCGGAACGCCTGTTTTAACTAATCCAGTTTATGCATGGTACAGCTTTAATGGAACAACAAGCGTGTTAATTCCTGGCGAAACAACAGCTCAATTAGTAGTAAACGGATTAGCTCCGGGAACTTATACATATTATGTTGGAGTGAGTTCAGATCAATTTTGTGAAACTGCAGCAGCAGATAGAAAACAAATTACATTCACAATTCTGCCTCCTTCAACAGTAAATGATATTTTGGTTGATGATTTAACTATTTGCCATAGTTTACCAGCATCATTAACACCAACAGCACCTTCATTAACAGCACCTGTATTTACTTGGTATTTAGATGCTAACAAAACGCAGCCAATTACAAATGGTGCAGTTATTAATAATGTAACTTATACAATAGATGCTGCGGGCGTTCTTACAGCTGTAGGACTAACAAAAGCAATGAGTCCAATTACATATTATGTAGCTGTTTCAAGTACTAATACTTGTGAAAATCTTGCAGGAACATTGCAAGATGCAGTAATCATGATTAGTGATCCAAACACACCAACAACGACAGACGATACTCAGGATTTCTGTTTATCTAATACGCCAACAGTTGCTAGTATTCAAGTAAACGAAAGCAATGTTGTTTGGTACGATGCACCTACAGGAGGAAATGTAATTGCTTCGACTACAGCTTTAACAAGCCGTACTTATTATGCAGCAGCAACAGACGCTGTAACAGGCTGCGAAAGCAGTGTAAGATTAGCCGTAACGGTTACAGTTACTAATCTTGGAACACCAACATTGGTAACAGCAGGAACACAAAACTTCTGTTTAGTAAATGCACCGACATTTGCAAGTATTCAGACTAATGAAACTAATATTGTCTGGTACACAGCTTTAATAGGAGGAACTTTAATTCCGTCAACAACAGCTTTAACAACAGGACAGTATTTTGCAGCTATTTCTGATCCGGTTTCTGGCTGTGAAAGTGGTACAAGATTGACAGTTGATGTAATTGTGAATGATCCAGCAACACCAACATTGGTAACAGCAGGAACACAAAACTTCTGTCAGGAAGATGCGCCGACATTTGCGAGTATTCAGACTAATGAAACTAATATTGTCTGGTACACAGCTTTGACAGGAGGAACTTTAATTCCATCAACAACAGCTTTAACAACAGGACAGTATTTTGCAGCGATTTTAGATCCAGCTTCTGGCTGTGAAAGTTCTGCAAGATTAACAGTTGATGTAATTGTAAATGATCCGGGAACACCAACATTGGTAACAGCAGGAACACAAAATTTCTGTCAGATAAATGCTCCTACATTTGCAAGTATTCAGACGAATCAGGCTAATATTGTGTGGTATACAGCTTTAACAGGCGGAACAGTTATTCCATCAACAACAGCTTTAACAACAGGACAATATTTTGCAGCAATTTCTGATCCAGTTTCTGGCTGTGAAAGTGCTTTAAGATTAACAGTTGATGTAATTGTAAATAATCCGGCGACACCAACATTGGTAACAGCAGGAACACAAAACTTCTGTCAGGTAAATGCGCCGACATTTGCAAGCATTCAGACTAATGAAACTAATATTGTATGGTACACAGCTTTAACAGGCGGAACTTTAATTCCATCTACAACAGCTTTGACAACAGGCCAATATTTTGCAGCGATTTTAGATCCAGCTTCTGGCTGTGAAAGTGCTACAAGATTAACAGTTGACGTAATTGTAAATGATCCATCGACACCAACATTGTTAACAGCAGGAACACAAAACTTCTGTCAGGAAGATGCACCGACATTTGCAAGCATTCAGACAAATGAAACAAATATTGTATGGTACACAGCTTTAACAGGAGGAACTTTAATTCCATCAACAACAGCTTTAACAACAGGACAATATTTTGCAGCGATTTTAGATCCAGCTTCTGGCTGTGAAAGTTCTGCAAGATTAACTGTTGATGTAATTGTGAATGATCCGGGAACACCAACATTGGTAACAGCAGGAACGCAGAACTTCTGTCAGGTAAATGCTCCTACATTTGCAAGTATTCAAACGAATCAGGCTAATATTGTATGGTACACGGCTTTAACAGGCGGAACAGTTATTCCATCTACAACAGCTTTAACAACAGGACAATATTTTGGAGCAATTTCTGATCCAGTTTCTGGCTGTGAAAGTGCTTTAAGATTAACAGTTGATGTAATTGTAAATAATCCGGCGACACCAACATTGGTAACAGCAGGAACACAAAACTTCTGTCAGGTAAATGCACCTACATTTGCAAACATTCAGACTAATGAAGCTAATATTGTATGGTACACAGCTTTAACAGGCGGAATAGTTATTCCATCTACAACAGCTTTAACGACAGGTCAATATTTTGCAGCAATTTTAGATCCAGCTTCTGGCTGTGAAAGCGCTGCTAGATTAACAGTTGATGTAATTGTGAATAATCCAGCGACACCAACAACAAATGCTGCAGCACAGACTTTCTGTTCAGGAACAAATCCGACAGTTGCTAACATTCAAGTGAACGAAAGCAACGTAGTTTGGTATACAACTCAAACAGGAGGAACTGCCTTAGCTTCGACAGCCGCTTTGACAACAGCAACTTATTTTGGAGCTATAAAAGATCCTGCAACAGGTTGTGAAAGCAGTGTGAGATTGCAAGTAGCAGTAACAGTTGGAAACACAATAAATCCGACAACTAACAATACCGCTCAAACTTTCTGTTCTGCAAATGCACCAACAGTTGCCAGCATTCAAGTTAATGAAAGCAATGTAACTTGGTTCTCATCTGCTACAGGCGGAACTGCAATACCAGCTACAACAGCTCTTACTTCTGGAATTTATTTCGGAAATATTGTAGACGCTGTAACAGGATGCGAAAGCACAACACGTTTACAAGTGACAGTTACAGTTGTTAATCCAAGTGCGACACCAACAACAACTAGTACAACGCAAAATTTCTGTACTTTAAATTCACCAACAGTGGCGAATATTCAAGTAAATGAAGCAAATGTAGTTTGGTACAGCACACCAACAGGAGGAACAGCAATTCCAGCTGCAACAGCATTGACAACAGGTACTTACTATGGTGCGGTTTCTAGTGCTATTGGTTGTGAAAACCCAGCTAGATTAGCAGTAACAGTAAATGTAAACACACCAAGTGTAGTTACAACGCCAAGAACGACTCAAACATTCTGTTTGAATGCAGCTCCAACGTTAGCTAATATTTTAGTAAACGAAGCAAATGTAGTTTTCTATACTAGTGCAACAGGAGGAACACCATTAGCAGCAAATACGCCGCTTACAGCAACAACGTATTACGCAAGTTCATTGACAAATACCTTTAATGGTTGTGATAACGGACCAAGATTAGGAATTACTATAGCATTCGAAAATGATGCTGCAGTTCAAATAGCAACTACAGATGATACTCCATGTGTATTTAAAGGAGTAACGTATTCAATCGCAAATGGAAAATCTAATTATGTTTGGACAGTTAACGGAGGAACAATAATTACTGGTGGTGGTACATCTGACGGATCTGTTACAGTTTCTTGGTCTGATATTGGACCTGGAACAGTTACCGTTGCTTATGTTAACAATTGTGATGAAAGAACAATTAAAACATTAAATGTTAGTGTTACAAGCTGTTCAGATTTAACAATTACGCATACAGTAGATAACCCGACTCCAAATTTTGGCGATCAAGTAACCTTTACTATAACGGTTAACAATGTTGGAGAAGGAGATTTCATAAATACTATAGTTAGTGATTTACTTCCAAGCGGTTTAGAATTAGTAAGTTCATCTGCAACTTCAGGAACATATGATCCGAATACACAACTTTGGACAATACCAAGTTTAAATGCTGGCCAAAGCGTAGTATTGACAATTGTTGCAGAAGTATTGCCTAATGGAAATTACACAAGCGTTGCAGCTGTAGAAATTTCAACTCCTTTAGATGTTGATGCTTCTAACAATTCAGCTTCGGTTACATTAGTACCAATTTGTTTAACAGTTTACAATGAGTTTACGCCAAACAATGACGGGAAAAATGATCTATTCAGAATTGATTGTATTGAAACTCATCCAAACAACGAGTTGAAAGTATTCAACAGATGGGGAGCATTAGTGTACAGCAAAGTGCATTATGAAAATGATTGGGACGGTACAGCAAATGTATCCGGAGTTGTTAATAGAGGAGATATGCTGCCAACAGGTACTTATTTTTATGTGATAACCATTGGAGATGGAACGGTTAAAAAAGGCTGGTTGTCTATTATGAGATAA